A genomic stretch from Candidatus Neomarinimicrobiota bacterium includes:
- the rnr gene encoding ribonuclease R produces the protein MRTKILAAFKKHPEYIFRKRELARRLSVKREGYRKFSDQLQKLEKEGVLLRVRGGGYLWAEKSGKVQGRLVLNQRGFGFVLQAESDDIFISSRNLGGAMHGDLVKVAVLPATRYHRSEGKVVEIVERGSRQLIGVASSENGFFTLAIEPASPQRGIRLVNANDFDLRDGDAVVARVRDWGGARRPVKAKVIQVVGSIFEPEDDMQIVCHKFDLDSAFPEKVLRESERFGQKDIEKELQIRTDLRDLACFTIDPENARDFDDAVSLEKDEEGNLVMGVHIADVSSFVAQGSELDREARNRGTSVYFAEGTVHMLPESLSAKICSLLPNEDRLALSVLMTLDKNNDVKGSEFHRSVIRTAKRFSYREVQAIFDGKQESRHAAKLKEMYATAETLLHKRHEAGSIDFDIPEPIFRFQNGGIPHEIHPSERLDSHRLIEEFMLLANRMVAEKVSREMPTKPFIFRIHDKPTKADMERLLDIVKRLNLLDSASSSQDSKYIRRLLAEVEDSPYKPLIENLALRTMTKAIYSVENRGHYGLAFKFYTHFTSPIRRYPDLMVHRFLKTHFFKVKDVHAVSSSNLKSIAKNATETEIRALEAERDYIKIKQIRWLSQHIGEKFEGIISGVISKGFFVKLKDAMVEGFVNIATIPNDSYSYDETRFVIIGRQWKEEYQIGRQVTIRVQDVTVEKRQANFELVV, from the coding sequence CTGGTGTTGAATCAGAGAGGATTTGGATTTGTACTTCAGGCAGAGAGCGATGACATCTTTATTAGCTCGAGGAATCTTGGCGGTGCTATGCACGGTGACCTGGTGAAGGTGGCCGTCTTGCCGGCAACAAGGTACCATAGGAGCGAGGGAAAGGTAGTAGAAATTGTAGAACGGGGAAGCCGTCAGTTGATTGGTGTCGCCTCCAGCGAAAATGGATTTTTTACCCTGGCCATCGAACCGGCGTCTCCTCAGAGAGGAATTCGGCTTGTGAATGCTAATGACTTTGATCTCAGGGACGGCGATGCTGTCGTTGCCCGTGTGCGTGACTGGGGTGGGGCGCGACGTCCAGTTAAAGCAAAAGTGATCCAGGTGGTCGGATCCATTTTCGAGCCGGAAGATGATATGCAGATTGTCTGCCACAAATTCGATCTTGACTCCGCATTTCCTGAAAAGGTCCTCAGGGAAAGTGAACGATTCGGGCAGAAGGATATAGAGAAAGAATTGCAAATACGCACAGATCTGAGAGATCTAGCCTGTTTCACAATCGATCCTGAGAATGCGCGTGATTTTGATGATGCAGTATCGCTTGAGAAGGATGAAGAGGGCAATCTTGTCATGGGCGTGCACATAGCCGATGTAAGTTCTTTTGTGGCGCAAGGGTCTGAGCTCGATAGGGAAGCAAGAAACAGGGGTACTTCCGTCTATTTTGCAGAGGGGACAGTCCACATGCTGCCTGAGTCGTTATCAGCGAAAATTTGTTCACTACTCCCCAATGAAGATCGGCTGGCCCTGTCGGTACTTATGACGCTCGATAAGAACAATGATGTGAAAGGCTCAGAATTCCACCGGTCAGTTATCCGAACGGCGAAACGATTCAGCTACCGGGAGGTTCAAGCCATATTTGATGGGAAACAAGAATCGAGACATGCCGCCAAACTGAAAGAGATGTATGCGACGGCGGAGACTTTGCTCCATAAGAGACACGAGGCGGGTAGCATCGATTTTGACATACCTGAACCGATCTTTCGTTTCCAGAATGGTGGCATTCCACATGAAATCCATCCCAGTGAGCGATTGGACAGTCACCGGCTGATAGAGGAATTTATGCTACTGGCTAACCGCATGGTGGCTGAGAAAGTCAGCAGGGAGATGCCTACCAAACCGTTTATTTTCAGGATTCATGACAAGCCTACAAAAGCCGATATGGAAAGGTTGCTAGATATAGTCAAAAGACTCAATCTTCTTGACAGTGCTTCCTCGAGTCAAGATTCAAAGTATATCAGGAGGCTTCTGGCAGAGGTCGAAGATTCACCATACAAGCCGCTGATTGAAAATCTGGCTCTGAGGACAATGACGAAGGCTATCTACTCAGTCGAGAACAGAGGGCATTACGGACTGGCTTTCAAGTTCTATACCCATTTTACTTCTCCCATCAGAAGGTATCCCGATCTGATGGTTCACCGGTTTCTGAAGACTCACTTCTTTAAAGTGAAAGATGTTCATGCAGTTTCTTCGTCGAACCTCAAGTCGATCGCCAAAAATGCCACCGAGACGGAAATCCGGGCCCTTGAAGCCGAGCGGGACTACATTAAGATCAAGCAAATTCGTTGGCTTTCTCAACATATTGGGGAAAAATTTGAGGGTATCATTTCTGGTGTTATTAGCAAAGGATTCTTCGTAAAACTCAAGGATGCAATGGTTGAAGGTTTCGTGAATATCGCCACTATTCCTAATGATTCATACAGCTATGACGAGACAAGATTTGTCATTATCGGAAGGCAGTGGAAAGAAGAATATCAGATTGGTCGGCAGGTAACAATCAGGGTGCAGGACGTTACGGTGGAAAAACGTCAGGCGAACTTCGAACTTGTAGTTTGA
- a CDS encoding DUF4837 family protein gives MTGRTLTAIFVLTAIVFAVSCSYKPRSSGADNEIVVVISFEDRRFVEPLIDSIFGRVIYTPEAERFFDIVYVTPEQFEEYKVRTNIVIAALFSVVDTTADVLVRNILPENQVEMIRRGEQNIFAKRDFLARNQVFAVLAANSDKELAKAVQIKGRWLFDQFDSGFLERQAKHMYKRMEQKELADELWQKYKWKMRIQHDYVMIKEQPQRNFIWFGRSFPYRWLSVQWVDHPVTKAVDSQIAADMIHDYPSVYYKTVNFTHYYEKIEETTFKGRKAWRAEGLWEHKKDIKGGPYVSYIFYDERTDRIYHINYLIHHPSGKKMLSLRQMDIMIRTFATDPA, from the coding sequence ATGACTGGCCGTACGCTGACAGCTATTTTTGTTCTGACCGCAATCGTTTTTGCGGTCTCTTGCTCCTACAAGCCGCGCTCGAGCGGCGCTGACAATGAGATCGTTGTTGTAATCTCTTTTGAAGACCGCCGCTTTGTGGAACCGCTGATTGACTCCATCTTTGGCCGCGTCATCTACACACCGGAGGCGGAACGTTTCTTTGATATCGTATATGTTACTCCGGAACAGTTTGAAGAGTATAAGGTCAGAACGAATATCGTTATTGCCGCGCTGTTTTCAGTTGTGGATACAACTGCAGATGTGCTGGTCAGAAACATTCTTCCTGAAAACCAGGTAGAAATGATCCGGCGCGGGGAACAGAATATCTTTGCCAAGCGGGATTTTCTAGCCAGAAATCAGGTTTTCGCAGTTCTGGCCGCTAATAGTGATAAGGAGCTGGCTAAAGCTGTTCAGATTAAAGGCAGATGGCTGTTCGATCAATTTGATTCTGGGTTTCTCGAAAGACAGGCTAAACATATGTACAAAAGGATGGAGCAGAAGGAACTGGCGGACGAATTGTGGCAGAAATACAAATGGAAGATGAGAATTCAACACGATTATGTGATGATCAAAGAGCAGCCGCAGAGGAACTTTATCTGGTTTGGCCGATCCTTTCCCTACCGCTGGCTATCAGTTCAGTGGGTGGATCATCCTGTCACAAAAGCAGTGGATAGTCAAATCGCGGCAGATATGATACATGACTATCCATCGGTCTACTACAAAACAGTAAACTTTACCCATTATTATGAAAAGATTGAGGAGACAACGTTCAAAGGCCGCAAGGCGTGGCGCGCAGAAGGGTTGTGGGAGCACAAGAAAGATATTAAAGGAGGCCCCTATGTATCATATATATTTTACGATGAGCGGACTGACAGAATATATCATATCAATTACCTGATTCATCACCCTTCGGGGAAAAAGATGTTGTCACTACGCCAGATGGACATTATGATCCGCACCTTCGCTACTGATCCAGCTTAA
- a CDS encoding NAD(P)-dependent oxidoreductase produces the protein MSRRILITGAFGQLGEAVIHELHPHFELTVTGLNVPENFSHNCDTATLDITDRTSTRNCVKKIDPDVVVHLASHTNVDGCEQNKEKAWQVNVVGTENLVDSIRETSAKFILISSDYIFNGKSGPYDESAIPDPINYYGKTKLAAENAVRGSGSHWVIIRTIVLYGKSSKSESSFVNWVVSSLEASKNITVVNDQWGNPTWTGGLAEAIKMSIILDIRGIFNYGGAEYLTRFEFARKIAEVFSLDVSLISPTTTETLGQAAPRPLKSGLVTEKVEEILGLRTYSTGYCLRKVKEGIVV, from the coding sequence ATGTCGCGACGGATATTAATAACAGGAGCCTTCGGGCAGCTCGGAGAGGCTGTCATTCATGAGCTGCATCCCCACTTCGAGTTGACAGTCACGGGGCTAAACGTTCCTGAAAACTTTTCCCATAACTGTGACACAGCCACTCTCGACATCACAGACCGGACTTCAACAAGAAACTGTGTCAAGAAGATCGATCCTGATGTTGTCGTTCACTTGGCATCGCACACAAATGTAGATGGTTGCGAGCAGAACAAGGAGAAGGCATGGCAGGTGAATGTAGTAGGCACTGAGAATCTCGTCGATTCAATCAGAGAGACCTCCGCTAAGTTTATTCTCATCTCGTCTGACTACATCTTCAACGGTAAGTCAGGGCCTTACGACGAATCGGCCATCCCAGATCCAATTAACTATTATGGTAAGACAAAGCTGGCTGCCGAAAACGCTGTTCGCGGCAGTGGTAGCCACTGGGTGATTATCCGAACCATTGTTCTTTACGGTAAATCATCAAAATCGGAATCAAGTTTTGTCAACTGGGTTGTATCTTCTCTTGAGGCCAGCAAGAATATCACGGTTGTTAATGATCAGTGGGGGAATCCTACCTGGACCGGAGGATTAGCTGAGGCTATTAAAATGAGTATCATACTCGATATCCGCGGAATCTTTAATTATGGCGGTGCTGAGTATTTGACTCGTTTTGAATTTGCGCGCAAGATTGCCGAAGTATTCTCACTGGACGTATCACTCATTTCACCCACCACCACAGAAACGCTGGGACAAGCAGCTCCCCGGCCGCTCAAGAGCGGTCTTGTAACAGAAAAAGTGGAGGAAATATTGGGTCTGCGTACATATAGCACAGGATATTGCCTCAGGAAGGTCAAAGAGGGGATTGTCGTTTGA